Sequence from the Pseudoalteromonas rubra genome:
GTAATCGTCGGGTTGAGTCATTGTACAACTTGGGTGAAGAGATCTCGGAGTATCAACAACTCAGTGAAATATCCAACCTCTACATTGGCCGCGCCTTTGCACTCGACAACGACTGGACGCGTCGGCTTTTACTCGGATATCAGGATGAAAAGCAAGAATTTACCCGCCTTCGCGGTACCACTTTACCCATTGCTGAAAACCGGACGCTACGCTACCCCTATATTCAGGCACAGTGGTTCGAAGATGCCTATATTAAGGTCCGTAATTTTGATTCTATCTATCGCACTGAGGATTTAAATTTAGGCTGGAATATCAATGCCCAGCTTGGCTATTCAGACAGTGGGCTCAGTGATGATGACAGCCGCTGGCTGCTGGCATTCAATGCCAACAAAGCCCACTTCACCTCTGCAGACAGTTTGCTTCGATTTGCCTTTAACTTACATGGTTACTGGAACAAACGTCAGGATCAGGCTGAAAACCTGCTGCTCAGTTCACGACTGCAATATTATCTCAATACCAGCATACGCCAGTCCTGGTATGCCCAGCTTGAAGTACAATATGGTAAACACCTCAGTGCCGATAAACAGATCACGCTGGGTGGAGAAACCGGTTTGCGGGGTTATCCCAGCAATTACCTGCAAGGCAACCGGCGGATCCTGCTTAACCTTGAGAAGCGTTATTACTGGGAATATGATTTACTGCACCTGTTTAAAGTGGGTGGTGCTGCCTACTTTGATATTGGCCGCGTTGATGGCCGCCCGATACCACCGCCATTGCCAGGCAGCCTCGACGAGCCGAACACTCTAACGGACCTACAACAACACGCGTTAACACATCAAATTCAGGGCCAGTTTCTAAAAAACATCGGTGTTGGACTGCGGCTTGCTCCCAGTCGGGCCAACTCGGGACTGGTGCTGCATCTGGACGTCGCGGCGCCCCTTGATGGCCCGGACAACATCGACTCAGTACAGTGGCTATTTACCGTTAAAAACCGCTTTTAAACAG
This genomic interval carries:
- a CDS encoding ShlB/FhaC/HecB family hemolysin secretion/activation protein, with the protein product MVTTSVQVAASTPSGVSEHCSNNRPTMPEDDNLHRQLDSTDTLPDLLNASVVSIELRQLNVFDTSLPEEDNAVFRFANRAHVKTKPEVIRNLLLFTQGGEYDPKLLRESERLLRQQPYIYDARIFAEQTCEGEVAVTVITRDLWTLLPDISFSRSGGDNSSRLGFRESNLLGYGKRLSLTHISDPDRSGYLFVYDDPQILSSRYRGRLEYADNDDGKVHYVGVEYPFFSISTPYSYGISNLSNRRVESLYNLGEEISEYQQLSEISNLYIGRAFALDNDWTRRLLLGYQDEKQEFTRLRGTTLPIAENRTLRYPYIQAQWFEDAYIKVRNFDSIYRTEDLNLGWNINAQLGYSDSGLSDDDSRWLLAFNANKAHFTSADSLLRFAFNLHGYWNKRQDQAENLLLSSRLQYYLNTSIRQSWYAQLEVQYGKHLSADKQITLGGETGLRGYPSNYLQGNRRILLNLEKRYYWEYDLLHLFKVGGAAYFDIGRVDGRPIPPPLPGSLDEPNTLTDLQQHALTHQIQGQFLKNIGVGLRLAPSRANSGLVLHLDVAAPLDGPDNIDSVQWLFTVKNRF